The Prosthecobacter algae genome has a segment encoding these proteins:
- a CDS encoding Ig-like domain-containing protein: protein MIRLHCLLAATFLLILNLPAQTTEFGGITVIQNDAGNAATSVSLTKTAGSSPYFTLEGGNRGDYEVNFGSGVDPSVGVMIPCVAQLSRDNTAQGDSIGRFYATAAFGPNDGLADYTVALFSAPAGGEVNMDVAFGFFPYNRWIGGIARNTVNNGELTELVGNPGLVINTHFTDLATPSGQYTLNLNALTGNSAAQNGILLVAGARNEDNYALSQANANGSFTIYCHDNGVNGADYENDGIGFVYLPTDKVGTDHLTAIGRVNDDASLDVSAHVPGKTVTVSKGGTGIWHLTISGESGSTGTLLVSPAGGVDNTTDNIVSSTWDAANGRWVIESRDLPGATPGLQNGTAATDDMFSFAFFTAPVLPTVTLTSPAPAATATGPAGFALEATATDTDGSVVQVEFLRNGLVIATDSAAPYSFQDSGLRAGHYDYQARATDNEGNIGLSPVAQVTVTLEPTSIPANTALSFDGSDDYVTAGAAPTLNVGQMGDAGFTLECWFRREGAGRTSGSGSGGVTAVPLFGKGRGESDGSEVDCNIFFGINAAGRLVADFEAQPATGVAAGENFPITAIHEPVSNHAWHHAAVTYDHATSTWKLYLDGAEVGSATVTANARPRFDSIQHFGIGTALNSTGVAEGAFRGRLDEARVWNHARSAAEILAGKDQAIESATGLIGRFGMNEGTGSTTASAIGAHTGTLTNGPLWVEGVPFGITNVPPTVTLTRPANVSTSAVAEPATFEATAADADGTVIKVEFLVDGVKVGEDATAPYSFTWTAPSIGQYAVQARALDDLGGRGESEVATLHVLATANHPAVVLTSPTDEASVTGSSVNLQANVFDPNGDAMSVTFYGRHTTPVTPGPDFNLVQIPDTQFYSEGASGHADTISVQQLIATFGEQTKWVVNNRTARNIAFVSHMGDIVQKGNNGGNDIEWTRASAAMSRLENPVTSLLAHGVPFGLAPGNHDIDPIGNYDGGSTSFYNEYFGISRFAKRTYWGGNYGTDNTNNYQLFSASGLDFIAIHFAYDTTPNAAILNWADALLKAHPHRRAIATSHSIIGGGNPATFSSQGRGIYDALKDNPNFFLMLCGHIHAEGRRADVYQGRTVYSVLSDYQGTANGGNGFLRTLTFSPAGNSIRLESYSPTLDRAVNASDGIPSWETTVQLPYNMQAPVMGWVPLGTVSVPAGGSTAALNWTGLEPGKNYEWYAAVSDGSLTSSSAARRFSTVANVAPTVTLDTPVAGAAFATPVTIQITATAADADGSIRRVEFYREGVKLGEDSTAPYAFAWTNPTLGTHNLSAVAVDNANVATLSNIARITVQVGDELPTVAITAPANGTAIPAPGNVTLTANAQDVEAPVSKVEFFSGSTTLTSLGVDTQAPFSLSLTNLAAGTYTFTAKATDSLGQVVTSDSVLVSVFVEAAAPTAPTQRSVGLFDPPAWTVVGTSPPPFDFNLPGNNDGDLSLKVAGAAVPFNGGITLATNWNSPASIAAGVPALDNLALPYAGADGNANVSVLDNANANASTANPATTEETSGISVAYLPYAAGWTGASVDSNAAVLSGNLPAGVTVAALSEPGTYSIDGLSTAGNLLAVTNGNGGTAGDNVCSVRIADGRWVVDVRDNDASGQNGTFSFVYIPADTPGVLAAAISSTGAVTRMNAELGELGMTTTPGAEGLDLLFGDGTVINPATAALFITADSSRNAAAEDNLVAWSTNGNAFRVFSQDLPQVGGTHQPIDVRILVIPFATASGGNVVTITAPDATAGEAGGDQSLDFTISRSGSTAQALTVSLAATGSATAGTDYTGFQTSVVIPAGQSSVNLPLAVLADNLAEGMETIQITVVAEASYTLDAANSASADIADRPVQGWSFANIGNPAKRGPYEDADGDGVLNLLEYFMGSLPEDGQSIGGTAITATRESATFWFNRALNREDVTAVVEWSPDLIHWLRSGQSHDGLRLNIEVTTGSAPEEDPQVMQGIATNAEGGALPGRVFFRLKVE, encoded by the coding sequence ATGATTCGCCTGCACTGCCTTCTGGCTGCCACCTTTCTTTTAATCCTGAACCTGCCTGCCCAAACCACGGAGTTTGGCGGAATCACGGTGATCCAAAATGATGCGGGCAACGCGGCGACCTCCGTCAGCCTAACCAAAACTGCGGGTAGCTCGCCTTACTTCACCCTTGAAGGCGGCAACCGGGGTGACTATGAGGTGAACTTTGGCAGCGGGGTGGATCCCAGCGTGGGTGTGATGATCCCCTGCGTGGCCCAGCTTTCACGCGACAACACGGCGCAGGGAGACAGCATTGGGCGCTTTTATGCGACGGCGGCGTTTGGTCCGAATGACGGACTGGCGGATTACACGGTCGCACTTTTTAGCGCCCCTGCGGGTGGGGAGGTGAATATGGATGTGGCCTTTGGATTTTTCCCCTACAACCGCTGGATCGGCGGCATCGCCCGCAACACGGTGAACAATGGCGAGCTGACGGAGCTGGTGGGAAATCCGGGGCTGGTGATCAACACGCATTTCACGGATCTGGCGACGCCGAGCGGGCAGTACACGCTGAATCTGAATGCGCTGACAGGAAACAGCGCGGCGCAAAACGGCATCCTGCTGGTGGCCGGGGCGCGGAATGAGGACAACTATGCGCTGTCGCAGGCGAATGCGAACGGCAGCTTCACGATCTACTGCCATGACAATGGCGTGAATGGAGCGGACTATGAAAATGACGGCATCGGCTTTGTGTATCTGCCGACCGACAAGGTGGGCACGGATCACCTGACGGCTATCGGCCGGGTGAATGACGATGCCAGCCTGGATGTCTCCGCTCATGTGCCTGGCAAAACGGTCACCGTGAGCAAAGGCGGCACGGGGATCTGGCATCTCACCATCAGCGGTGAATCTGGCAGCACGGGCACGCTGCTGGTGAGCCCGGCGGGCGGCGTGGACAACACCACGGACAACATCGTGTCCTCCACCTGGGATGCCGCGAATGGCCGATGGGTGATCGAAAGCCGCGACCTGCCAGGGGCCACGCCAGGACTGCAAAATGGAACGGCGGCGACGGATGACATGTTCAGCTTTGCCTTTTTCACGGCCCCCGTTTTGCCGACGGTGACGCTGACCTCCCCTGCCCCGGCGGCCACGGCCACAGGGCCTGCGGGCTTTGCCCTGGAAGCCACGGCCACGGATACCGATGGCAGCGTCGTTCAGGTGGAGTTTTTGCGCAATGGGTTGGTCATCGCCACAGACAGCGCGGCTCCTTATTCCTTCCAGGACAGCGGGCTGCGCGCGGGCCACTACGACTATCAGGCGAGGGCCACGGACAATGAAGGGAACATCGGGCTTTCACCTGTGGCCCAGGTGACGGTGACGCTGGAGCCGACCAGCATCCCGGCGAACACGGCGCTGTCCTTCGATGGCAGCGACGACTATGTGACGGCGGGTGCTGCGCCCACGCTGAATGTGGGCCAGATGGGCGATGCGGGATTCACGCTTGAATGCTGGTTCCGCCGCGAGGGCGCGGGGCGGACCTCGGGCTCGGGATCTGGAGGTGTCACGGCGGTACCCTTGTTCGGCAAAGGCCGGGGCGAAAGCGATGGCAGCGAGGTGGACTGCAACATCTTCTTTGGCATCAATGCAGCGGGCCGTCTGGTGGCTGACTTTGAAGCCCAGCCCGCGACGGGTGTGGCAGCGGGGGAGAACTTCCCCATCACGGCGATCCATGAGCCGGTGAGCAACCATGCCTGGCATCACGCGGCGGTGACCTATGATCATGCCACGAGCACCTGGAAACTTTACCTCGATGGAGCCGAGGTGGGCAGCGCGACCGTGACGGCCAATGCACGACCCCGGTTTGACAGCATCCAGCATTTCGGGATCGGCACGGCCCTGAACTCAACGGGCGTGGCGGAAGGGGCCTTTCGGGGACGGCTGGATGAAGCGCGGGTGTGGAACCATGCGCGCAGTGCAGCGGAGATCCTGGCGGGCAAAGACCAGGCCATCGAAAGTGCCACGGGCCTGATCGGGCGCTTTGGCATGAATGAAGGCACGGGAAGCACGACGGCGAGCGCCATCGGAGCGCACACAGGCACGCTGACGAACGGGCCGCTGTGGGTGGAAGGGGTGCCTTTTGGCATCACGAATGTACCGCCGACGGTGACGCTGACGCGGCCAGCGAATGTCTCCACCAGCGCTGTGGCGGAGCCGGCCACCTTTGAGGCCACAGCAGCCGATGCGGACGGCACGGTGATCAAGGTAGAGTTCCTGGTGGATGGCGTGAAGGTAGGCGAGGACGCAACCGCGCCGTACAGCTTCACCTGGACGGCACCCTCCATCGGCCAGTATGCCGTGCAGGCACGGGCGCTGGATGATCTGGGCGGCAGGGGCGAAAGCGAGGTGGCCACCCTGCATGTACTGGCCACGGCGAACCACCCTGCGGTGGTGCTGACCTCCCCCACCGATGAGGCTTCGGTGACAGGTAGCAGCGTGAATCTGCAGGCGAATGTTTTTGATCCGAACGGGGATGCGATGAGCGTGACTTTTTATGGCCGCCACACCACTCCGGTGACACCAGGGCCGGACTTCAACCTCGTTCAGATTCCGGATACACAGTTCTATTCGGAGGGGGCCTCAGGCCATGCGGATACCATCAGCGTGCAGCAGCTCATCGCCACCTTTGGCGAACAGACGAAGTGGGTGGTGAACAACCGGACTGCGCGCAATATCGCCTTTGTCAGCCACATGGGGGACATCGTGCAAAAGGGCAACAATGGCGGCAATGACATTGAGTGGACCCGGGCCTCCGCCGCCATGTCGAGATTGGAAAATCCGGTGACCTCCTTGCTTGCCCACGGGGTGCCGTTTGGCCTGGCACCGGGCAACCATGACATCGACCCCATCGGCAATTATGACGGAGGCTCCACCTCCTTTTACAATGAGTATTTCGGGATCAGCCGCTTTGCCAAACGCACCTACTGGGGTGGCAACTACGGCACGGACAACACGAACAATTACCAGCTTTTCAGCGCCAGCGGGCTGGACTTCATCGCCATCCACTTTGCCTATGACACGACGCCGAATGCGGCCATCCTGAACTGGGCGGATGCACTGCTGAAAGCGCACCCACACCGGCGGGCGATCGCCACGAGTCACTCCATCATTGGTGGTGGCAACCCGGCGACTTTTAGCTCGCAGGGGCGTGGCATCTATGATGCGCTAAAGGACAACCCGAACTTCTTCCTGATGCTGTGCGGGCACATCCATGCCGAGGGGCGGCGGGCGGATGTTTATCAGGGCAGGACGGTGTATTCCGTGCTTTCAGACTACCAGGGCACAGCCAATGGCGGCAATGGCTTTCTGCGCACGCTGACCTTCTCCCCGGCGGGCAATTCCATCCGACTGGAAAGCTATTCGCCCACGCTGGACCGGGCCGTGAATGCCAGCGATGGCATCCCATCCTGGGAAACCACGGTGCAGCTACCCTACAACATGCAGGCCCCGGTGATGGGCTGGGTGCCTCTGGGGACGGTGAGCGTGCCTGCGGGTGGCAGCACGGCGGCACTGAACTGGACGGGCCTGGAGCCTGGAAAAAACTATGAGTGGTACGCGGCGGTCTCCGACGGCAGCCTAACCAGCAGTTCGGCAGCAAGACGTTTTTCCACGGTGGCGAACGTGGCCCCAACCGTGACCCTGGACACCCCTGTCGCAGGAGCTGCCTTTGCCACACCGGTGACGATCCAGATCACGGCGACAGCGGCGGATGCGGACGGCTCCATCAGGCGCGTGGAGTTTTACCGTGAAGGGGTGAAGCTGGGAGAGGACAGCACTGCGCCGTATGCTTTTGCCTGGACGAATCCAACGTTAGGCACGCACAATCTTTCGGCGGTGGCGGTGGACAATGCCAATGTGGCAACGCTTTCCAACATCGCCCGCATCACGGTGCAGGTGGGCGATGAGCTGCCGACGGTCGCGATCACCGCCCCTGCCAACGGCACGGCCATCCCGGCACCTGGGAATGTGACACTGACGGCCAATGCGCAGGATGTGGAGGCCCCGGTGAGCAAGGTGGAGTTCTTCTCCGGCAGCACGACGCTGACCTCCCTGGGCGTGGATACGCAGGCTCCGTTCAGCCTCAGTCTGACGAATCTGGCCGCAGGCACCTACACCTTCACTGCCAAGGCGACCGACAGCCTGGGCCAGGTGGTGACCTCGGACTCCGTGCTGGTATCCGTCTTTGTGGAGGCTGCCGCGCCTACGGCCCCCACGCAGCGTTCGGTGGGCCTGTTTGATCCGCCCGCCTGGACGGTGGTGGGCACCAGTCCCCCGCCCTTTGATTTCAATCTGCCAGGGAACAATGATGGCGATCTGTCCCTGAAGGTCGCAGGGGCGGCGGTGCCGTTCAATGGCGGCATTACCCTGGCGACAAATTGGAATAGCCCTGCCAGCATCGCTGCGGGGGTACCTGCGCTGGATAACCTGGCGCTGCCTTATGCCGGGGCGGATGGCAATGCGAATGTCAGTGTGCTGGACAATGCCAATGCGAATGCCTCCACCGCGAACCCGGCCACGACGGAAGAGACCTCCGGCATCAGCGTGGCCTACCTACCTTATGCGGCGGGGTGGACAGGGGCCAGTGTGGACAGCAATGCGGCGGTGCTGAGCGGAAACCTGCCTGCGGGTGTGACGGTGGCAGCCCTTTCAGAACCTGGGACCTACTCGATTGATGGACTCTCCACGGCAGGGAATCTGCTGGCTGTGACGAATGGCAACGGTGGCACTGCGGGTGACAACGTCTGCTCGGTCCGCATCGCGGATGGCCGCTGGGTGGTGGATGTGCGGGACAATGATGCCTCGGGGCAAAACGGCACGTTCAGCTTTGTGTACATTCCTGCGGATACGCCGGGTGTTTTAGCAGCGGCCATCAGTAGCACAGGAGCGGTGACGAGGATGAATGCGGAGCTGGGTGAACTGGGCATGACGACCACGCCAGGTGCCGAAGGGCTGGACCTGCTTTTCGGCGATGGCACGGTGATCAATCCGGCCACGGCGGCGCTTTTCATCACGGCGGATTCTTCCCGCAATGCGGCGGCGGAGGACAACCTGGTGGCGTGGTCCACGAATGGGAACGCATTCCGTGTGTTCTCGCAAGATCTGCCGCAGGTCGGTGGCACGCATCAGCCGATTGATGTACGCATCCTCGTCATCCCCTTTGCCACGGCGAGCGGGGGCAACGTGGTCACGATCACGGCCCCGGATGCCACGGCGGGTGAGGCGGGCGGGGATCAGTCCCTGGACTTCACGATTTCGCGCAGCGGCAGCACCGCCCAAGCCTTGACGGTTTCGCTCGCGGCCACCGGCAGCGCGACGGCAGGGACGGACTACACGGGATTCCAAACCAGCGTGGTGATTCCGGCGGGGCAGTCTTCGGTGAATCTGCCGCTGGCGGTTCTGGCGGACAACCTTGCCGAAGGGATGGAGACGATCCAGATCACCGTGGTGGCGGAGGCGAGCTACACGCTGGATGCAGCAAACAGCGCCAGCGCGGACATTGCCGACAGGCCCGTGCAGGGCTGGTCGTTTGCCAACATCGGTAACCCGGCGAAACGTGGCCCCTATGAAGATGCGGATGGCGATGGGGTGCTGAACCTTTTGGAATACTTCATGGGCAGCCTGCCGGAGGATGGCCAGAGCATAGGCGGGACCGCCATCACGGCCACCCGTGAAAGCGCCACGTTTTGGTTTAACCGGGCCTTAAACCGGGAAGATGTGACGGCGGTGGTCGAGTGGTCTCCGGATCTGATCCACTGGCTGCGCAGCGGGCAGAGTCATGACGGCCTGAGGCTGAACATCGAGGTCACCACGGGGTCTGCACCCGAAGAGGACCCGCAGGTGATGCAGGGCATCGCCACGAATGCGGAGGGCGGTGCGCTGCCGGGCCGGGTGTTCTTCCGGCTGAAGGTGGAGTGA
- a CDS encoding host attachment protein → MKTLPELLIVTDRGHFIAYRGYAQGRLTALDAMDIPESLEKLSDQVTDKAGGFSAMESMGQGNSSAERLPLEAELELRSIRKIGQRIGELIDEHDINTWGLVAAPEIHGAIVDQVPPLMRDKLVLRVKKNLNNQTPEELLKRLAEA, encoded by the coding sequence ATGAAAACATTGCCTGAACTACTCATCGTTACTGATCGCGGACACTTCATCGCCTACCGTGGCTATGCACAGGGGCGACTCACCGCCCTGGATGCCATGGACATTCCCGAGTCCCTGGAAAAGCTGAGCGACCAGGTGACGGACAAAGCGGGTGGTTTTTCCGCCATGGAATCCATGGGCCAGGGCAACTCCTCCGCCGAGCGGCTGCCTTTGGAAGCCGAGCTGGAACTGCGCTCAATCCGTAAGATCGGCCAGCGCATCGGCGAGCTGATCGACGAGCACGACATCAATACCTGGGGACTGGTGGCCGCCCCCGAAATTCACGGGGCCATCGTGGACCAAGTGCCACCGCTGATGCGGGACAAACTGGTGCTGCGGGTGAAAAAGAACCTGAACAACCAGACGCCGGAAGAGCTGCTGAAGCGGCTGGCGGAGGCCTGA
- a CDS encoding PIG-L deacetylase family protein has product MPSVLALFAHPDDIEFVAAGTMLLLQERGWDLHYMNMCTGNGGSVQMDGPTTSRTRLAEGQEAARILGATFYPPIADDLELTYSVPLLRKVAAVVREAQPTIVLTHSPADYMEDHQNAQRLACTAAFAHPIQNFVTDPQRPSFLHDVTVYHAMPHGLCDPLRKRIHAGAYVNTTRVHAKKRESLAAHVSQKHWLDVTQGMDSYLVSMDESSRKVGALSGQFDFAEGWRRHLHLGFSATAVDPLKDALGDDCLINDAYEASLKE; this is encoded by the coding sequence ATGCCCTCCGTCCTCGCTCTCTTTGCCCACCCAGATGACATTGAATTTGTTGCCGCTGGCACCATGCTCCTCTTGCAGGAGCGGGGCTGGGACCTGCATTACATGAATATGTGCACGGGCAACGGTGGTTCGGTGCAAATGGATGGGCCCACCACCTCCCGTACTCGCTTGGCGGAAGGGCAGGAGGCCGCTCGCATCCTGGGGGCCACGTTTTACCCGCCTATCGCCGATGACCTGGAGCTTACCTACAGCGTGCCACTCCTGCGCAAAGTCGCCGCTGTCGTCCGCGAGGCCCAGCCCACCATCGTCCTCACCCACTCGCCCGCCGATTACATGGAGGACCATCAGAACGCCCAGCGCCTGGCCTGCACGGCTGCTTTTGCCCATCCCATCCAGAACTTCGTCACCGATCCCCAGCGGCCCTCCTTCCTCCATGACGTAACGGTCTATCACGCCATGCCTCACGGCCTGTGCGATCCCCTCCGCAAGCGCATCCACGCCGGGGCCTATGTCAACACCACCCGGGTCCACGCGAAAAAGCGCGAATCCCTCGCTGCCCACGTCAGCCAGAAACATTGGCTGGATGTCACGCAGGGCATGGACTCCTACCTCGTGAGCATGGACGAATCTTCCCGCAAGGTAGGCGCTCTTTCCGGCCAGTTCGACTTCGCCGAAGGCTGGCGTCGTCACCTGCATCTGGGCTTCAGCGCCACCGCCGTGGATCCTCTCAAAGATGCCCTCGGCGACGACTGCCTCATCAACGATGCCTATGAAGCCTCGTTGAAGGAATGA
- a CDS encoding sulfatase, whose product MELILFILCVFSALGGLIRADVPSKPNIIVILADDMGYGDVGCFGAKDIRTPHLDRMASEGLKLTSFYAQPICGPSRAALMTGSYPNRIGEVGNRKNGHTLPDTKEIFIAEMLRDAGYRTGIVGKWHLGMSEGCDPIAQGFQHAYFTPAFNGATRDIQPRAVVPFMRKPGEVVRTIQSQADMDTLTADCTREALEFLRGAADEEPGTKKKTPFFLYLAYHMPHVPLGVSANFRGKSARGLYGDTIEELDSAIGDIFSELKKLGIDDNTLVVFTSDNGPWTDKQIGDHGGSPKPFRGAKMTTWKGGWRVPGIVRWPGHVPAGRTSDGIAATIDLLPTFAGLSGVKLPATQLDGLDLTNFLTKSDARSPRETFLYHNGTRLTAVRHKDWKIVFARPEGGEMPYMPSFVTSHIEALSTNQLYNLRTDPGETKNLATDQPAVMQSLAKLTDESRAYLGDFTGPGTGARFFEKGPRWPSSAERKSQRPKKNKPK is encoded by the coding sequence ATGGAACTTATCCTCTTCATCCTCTGTGTATTTTCTGCCCTGGGTGGTTTAATCCGCGCTGACGTCCCCTCGAAGCCCAACATCATCGTCATCCTTGCCGATGACATGGGATACGGGGATGTCGGATGCTTCGGTGCAAAGGACATCCGCACCCCGCATCTCGACAGGATGGCTTCGGAGGGTTTGAAACTCACCTCCTTCTATGCGCAACCGATTTGCGGACCGAGCCGAGCCGCGCTCATGACGGGCAGTTATCCCAACCGAATCGGCGAGGTGGGTAACCGCAAAAACGGCCACACGCTGCCAGACACGAAGGAAATCTTCATCGCCGAGATGCTACGGGACGCAGGCTATCGCACGGGCATCGTCGGCAAATGGCATCTTGGCATGAGCGAAGGGTGCGATCCCATCGCGCAAGGCTTTCAGCACGCTTACTTTACTCCCGCCTTCAACGGAGCCACAAGGGACATCCAGCCCCGAGCCGTTGTGCCCTTCATGCGCAAACCTGGAGAGGTCGTGCGCACCATCCAGAGTCAGGCAGATATGGACACGCTCACCGCCGACTGCACCCGCGAGGCGCTGGAGTTCCTGCGTGGTGCCGCCGATGAAGAGCCAGGAACCAAGAAAAAGACACCCTTCTTTCTGTACCTTGCCTACCACATGCCGCATGTGCCGCTGGGTGTGTCAGCGAATTTTCGTGGGAAGTCCGCGCGCGGTTTGTATGGCGACACCATTGAGGAACTCGACTCCGCCATCGGAGACATCTTCTCAGAGCTGAAAAAGCTAGGCATTGATGACAACACCTTGGTTGTTTTCACCAGCGACAACGGCCCCTGGACCGACAAACAAATCGGTGACCACGGAGGCAGCCCGAAGCCTTTTCGCGGAGCCAAAATGACCACCTGGAAAGGTGGCTGGCGAGTCCCGGGCATTGTACGCTGGCCTGGTCATGTGCCCGCTGGCAGAACCAGTGATGGCATCGCCGCCACCATTGACCTCCTGCCGACCTTCGCCGGACTCTCCGGAGTAAAACTCCCCGCGACTCAACTCGACGGTCTTGATCTCACCAACTTCCTTACGAAGTCAGATGCACGCAGTCCACGTGAAACTTTCCTCTACCACAACGGCACACGCCTCACCGCCGTACGTCACAAGGACTGGAAAATAGTTTTTGCGCGCCCCGAAGGCGGAGAAATGCCCTACATGCCCAGCTTCGTCACCAGCCATATCGAAGCCTTGTCCACGAACCAGCTCTACAACCTCCGCACCGACCCTGGTGAAACTAAGAACCTCGCCACAGATCAACCCGCCGTCATGCAATCCCTGGCCAAG